In Alkalihalobacillus sp. FSL W8-0930, a single window of DNA contains:
- a CDS encoding PaaI family thioesterase produces MSRASEAFLEKATSLAEKTFWGYVGCEMIELGEQRVIVELNVEPHHLNLIGILHGGVHATMLDSAMGILVMAAHSDAKMVTTNLNIHYLAQAKEERVRVEAEIVHESRSMMTTEGKLLNESGELCALATATFRKS; encoded by the coding sequence ATGTCTCGCGCATCAGAAGCTTTTCTAGAAAAAGCCACATCACTTGCCGAGAAGACGTTTTGGGGATATGTGGGCTGTGAGATGATTGAACTTGGCGAGCAACGCGTCATTGTTGAACTCAACGTGGAGCCGCATCATTTAAATTTAATCGGGATTCTTCACGGGGGTGTTCATGCGACGATGCTTGATAGTGCGATGGGAATCCTCGTTATGGCGGCTCACTCAGATGCTAAGATGGTGACCACTAATTTAAATATTCATTATCTAGCCCAAGCAAAAGAAGAGAGGGTGCGTGTGGAAGCTGAGATTGTTCATGAATCAAGGTCAATGATGACAACGGAAGGAAAGCTACTAAATGAATCGGGCGAACTGTGTGCATTGGCTACGGCAACCTTCAGAAAAAGTTAA
- a CDS encoding AMP-binding protein, with the protein MQDRIWLTHYPKQVQPTYEYPKQHLAHFLLDSARKYPESDALFFLGKTVKYKELLDATYRLANGLQSLGVKKGDRVAIMLPNCPQAVIAYYGSLLTGAIVVQTNPLYTEREMEHQLNDSGSTFLITLDILGRRAGNVIGKTSVKHTIFTSIKDYLPFPKNLLYPLTLKKDGLTMKVDYSDSKHSFKELLAKSTSSPVLVEVDPEKDLALLQYTGGTTGVSKGVMLTHYNLIANTHQTKAWSYQTKEGEERYLAALPFFHVFGMTVLMNLAMLQAGMIVLLPKFDAEATLKVIQKKKPTVFPGAPTMYIALLHHPSLRQYDLSSINICISGAAPLPGEVQEQFEVITGGKLTEGYGLTETSPVTHANNIWDKRKLGSIGIPFPDTEAKVVQSDTGEEMDVGEIGELIVKGPQVMKGYWNAEEETARTLKDGWLYTGDMAQYDEDGFFYIMDRKKDIIIAGGFNIYPREVEEVLFEHPAVMDAVVAGIPDEYRGETVKAFLVLKDGAKVDEEELDRFCRERLAAFKVPRSYEVRESLPKTLIGKTLRRKVVEEEQNKQQNA; encoded by the coding sequence ATGCAGGACAGAATTTGGTTAACCCACTATCCAAAACAAGTTCAACCAACGTATGAGTATCCAAAGCAGCATTTGGCTCACTTTTTGCTCGATAGCGCCAGAAAGTATCCAGAGAGTGATGCGTTGTTTTTTCTCGGGAAAACGGTTAAGTATAAGGAATTATTAGATGCTACGTATCGGCTGGCCAATGGGTTACAGTCGCTCGGCGTAAAAAAGGGGGACCGGGTAGCGATTATGCTACCCAACTGTCCACAAGCAGTCATTGCCTACTATGGTTCCCTGCTCACCGGCGCCATCGTTGTCCAAACGAATCCGTTATATACGGAGAGGGAAATGGAGCATCAGTTAAATGATTCTGGCTCAACATTCCTAATTACGTTAGATATCTTAGGAAGGCGCGCAGGGAATGTGATAGGGAAAACAAGTGTGAAACACACGATCTTCACTTCGATCAAAGATTACCTGCCTTTTCCAAAGAACTTACTGTATCCGCTTACACTCAAGAAGGATGGCTTAACTATGAAAGTGGATTATTCAGACTCCAAACATTCATTTAAGGAGCTACTGGCCAAATCGACAAGCTCACCGGTTCTCGTTGAAGTGGACCCAGAGAAAGACTTAGCCTTACTTCAATACACCGGTGGTACAACGGGAGTATCAAAAGGAGTCATGTTAACCCACTACAATTTGATTGCCAATACTCATCAAACGAAGGCCTGGTCGTATCAAACAAAGGAAGGCGAGGAACGGTATCTAGCGGCTTTACCTTTTTTTCACGTATTCGGTATGACCGTGCTGATGAATCTGGCTATGCTACAAGCTGGGATGATTGTGCTCTTACCAAAATTTGATGCGGAAGCTACTTTAAAAGTGATCCAGAAGAAGAAGCCAACAGTTTTTCCAGGTGCGCCTACGATGTATATTGCCTTGCTTCATCATCCTTCGCTTCGTCAATATGATTTGTCTTCAATTAATATTTGCATTAGTGGGGCAGCGCCATTACCTGGTGAGGTACAGGAGCAATTTGAAGTCATTACAGGTGGGAAGCTGACGGAAGGGTACGGATTAACAGAGACGTCCCCTGTGACACATGCGAATAATATATGGGATAAACGGAAGCTTGGCTCAATTGGAATTCCATTTCCTGATACAGAGGCAAAAGTTGTCCAATCAGATACGGGTGAAGAAATGGATGTTGGTGAAATTGGAGAACTCATTGTAAAAGGTCCCCAGGTGATGAAAGGCTACTGGAATGCAGAGGAAGAAACGGCACGAACGCTCAAGGATGGCTGGCTTTATACAGGAGATATGGCTCAATATGATGAGGATGGTTTCTTCTATATCATGGATCGCAAGAAAGACATCATCATTGCAGGCGGATTTAATATTTATCCTCGAGAGGTTGAAGAGGTTTTGTTTGAGCATCCGGCCGTGATGGACGCTGTGGTAGCAGGTATTCCTGATGAATACCGTGGGGAGACGGTGAAGGCATTTCTCGTCTTAAAGGATGGTGCCAAGGTGGATGAAGAGGAGCTCGACCGGTTTTGCCGTGAGAGGCTCGCAGCCTTTAAGGTTCCGCGAAGCTACGAAGTACGGGAGTCTTTACCTAAGACGTTAATCGGAAAAACGTTGCGTCGTAAAGTAGTAGAAGAAGAGCAAAACAAGCAGCAAAACGCGTAA
- a CDS encoding beta-L-arabinofuranosidase domain-containing protein → MIMTVQSKQQVKLTDSFWGRYQSLVREKVIPYQWQALNDQIEGAAPSHAIKNFRIAAGEEEGEFHGFVFQDSDIAKWIEAVAYSLETERDLELEKTCDEVIDLIGRAQQPDGYLNTYYTVKEPGKRWTNLRDNHELYVGGHFIEAAVAYYEATGKKKLLDIMCRFVDYVDTVFGYGEDQIRGYDGHQEMELALIKLYRVTEETRYLKLAQFFIDIRGEQPHYFNLEAEKRGDKPHRWFHDSYSYSQSHLPVREQETATGHAVRAVYMYTAMADLANELDDDSLKKTCKMLWENVTQKQMYLTAGIGSAEFGEAFSFDYDLPNDLAYTETCASIGLVFWAKKMLALEPDGVYGDVIERAIYNGTISGIQLDGTKFFYVNPLEVWPKQANHRHDYKHVKAERQPWFGCACCPPNIARLIASIGSYVYSVRDHIGFVHLYIGSETTFTLSGTKLEVAQNSNFPWSGDVHFTVNPERSVEGTLAFRVPGWARSFSIKVNGEEANTQVDKGYAYITRLWNQGDEVDLDIPMEIERMMAHLDALANAGKVALQRGPVVYCLEQADNGANLSSLEIDGDGLIEEHFEEELLNGIMVLSGKAKRTEVASDAGQALYMKRSKLKKSETTFTAIPYYAWANRGEGEMMVWVRSGE, encoded by the coding sequence ATGATTATGACAGTTCAATCAAAGCAGCAGGTTAAGCTTACCGATTCATTTTGGGGAAGGTATCAATCATTGGTACGGGAAAAGGTCATTCCCTATCAGTGGCAGGCACTAAACGATCAAATAGAGGGTGCTGCGCCGAGTCACGCGATAAAGAATTTCAGAATTGCAGCAGGCGAAGAAGAAGGAGAGTTTCATGGGTTTGTTTTTCAGGATAGTGATATTGCAAAGTGGATCGAAGCAGTTGCCTATTCTCTAGAGACGGAGCGTGATCTAGAGCTTGAGAAGACATGCGATGAAGTCATTGATTTGATTGGAAGAGCGCAACAGCCTGATGGCTATCTTAATACGTATTACACCGTAAAAGAACCAGGGAAACGCTGGACAAATTTGCGAGATAATCATGAATTGTATGTAGGGGGGCATTTCATCGAAGCGGCTGTTGCCTATTACGAGGCAACAGGTAAGAAGAAGCTACTGGATATCATGTGTCGTTTTGTCGATTACGTTGATACAGTTTTTGGCTATGGAGAAGACCAGATCCGTGGGTATGACGGCCACCAGGAAATGGAGCTCGCGTTAATTAAGTTATACCGTGTGACTGAAGAAACGAGGTATTTAAAGCTTGCGCAGTTCTTTATTGATATTCGCGGGGAACAGCCACATTACTTTAATCTTGAAGCCGAGAAGCGTGGAGACAAACCACATCGCTGGTTCCATGACAGCTACAGTTATTCACAGTCTCACCTACCCGTGCGAGAGCAGGAAACAGCGACGGGGCATGCGGTTCGTGCGGTCTACATGTACACGGCGATGGCTGATTTAGCAAATGAGCTAGATGATGACAGCCTGAAGAAAACGTGCAAAATGCTGTGGGAGAATGTCACACAAAAACAAATGTATCTCACAGCAGGTATTGGTTCAGCTGAATTTGGCGAAGCATTTAGTTTTGATTATGACCTGCCGAATGACCTCGCCTATACGGAAACATGTGCCTCGATTGGTCTCGTTTTTTGGGCGAAGAAGATGCTTGCACTTGAGCCTGATGGTGTGTACGGAGATGTCATTGAACGGGCTATCTATAACGGTACCATTAGTGGCATTCAACTTGATGGGACTAAATTCTTTTATGTTAATCCACTTGAGGTTTGGCCGAAGCAAGCAAATCATCGGCATGACTATAAGCATGTTAAAGCAGAACGACAGCCTTGGTTTGGATGCGCCTGCTGTCCACCAAACATTGCTCGCTTAATTGCATCAATCGGATCGTATGTGTATTCCGTTCGCGATCACATCGGATTTGTCCACCTGTACATCGGAAGCGAAACAACATTTACATTAAGTGGAACTAAGTTAGAGGTAGCTCAGAACTCAAATTTCCCGTGGAGTGGGGATGTTCATTTCACTGTGAATCCAGAACGAAGTGTTGAAGGAACACTTGCTTTCAGAGTACCGGGATGGGCCAGGTCCTTTTCAATTAAGGTAAATGGGGAAGAAGCGAATACTCAAGTGGATAAAGGATACGCGTATATCACTCGCTTGTGGAATCAAGGGGATGAGGTAGACCTCGACATCCCAATGGAAATTGAGCGTATGATGGCGCATCTTGATGCATTGGCAAACGCTGGAAAGGTTGCGCTGCAACGCGGTCCAGTGGTGTATTGTTTAGAGCAAGCGGACAACGGTGCGAACTTATCAAGTCTTGAGATTGATGGCGATGGGTTGATTGAAGAGCATTTTGAAGAAGAACTTTTGAATGGAATCATGGTTCTAAGTGGGAAGGCGAAGCGAACTGAGGTCGCGAGTGATGCGGGTCAGGCGCTATATATGAAGCGTTCGAAACTAAAGAAAAGTGAAACGACATTTACCGCGATTCCTTATTATGCGTGGGCGAACCGCGGTGAGGGTGAGATGATGGTTTGGGTTCGGAGTGGGGAGTAA
- a CDS encoding AraC family transcriptional regulator — protein MTAHYLTIQATKPVQFASCGRVETSQPFRHPTRTLDSYVLLIGLQGTLEIQQENQVYVLTKGTTLLLKKGIQHIGFSHSLSPLSYYWFHFYLDDNLASYSSIEHMKEQLASMIQEPTSQAFSPTIYIPTYSKPPSIERLNILFNQLLDLSQAGAHAYLASSYLMTSLLIELSNQTIDSHKQKKRPLDHELAHIIEWIRVNDDKEQSVQGISEHFHYNPNYLSRQFKTKIGMSLQRYINLVKITKAKDLLSSTRKSIREISLSIGIEDEKYFMRLFKKTEGMTPSEFRKAFYRIRLTELDHALEDKHLE, from the coding sequence ATGACTGCGCATTATTTAACGATTCAAGCAACGAAACCTGTTCAATTTGCGTCATGTGGACGAGTGGAAACCTCTCAGCCCTTTCGTCATCCAACACGAACACTCGACAGCTATGTCCTTTTAATTGGACTTCAAGGGACACTTGAGATCCAACAAGAAAACCAAGTTTATGTGCTAACAAAGGGAACTACGCTTCTATTAAAAAAAGGCATCCAGCACATCGGGTTTTCTCATAGTCTTTCGCCTCTTTCCTACTACTGGTTTCACTTTTATTTAGATGATAATCTTGCTAGCTACAGTTCAATTGAGCATATGAAGGAGCAGCTGGCAAGTATGATTCAAGAGCCTACGAGTCAGGCGTTTAGTCCAACGATCTATATTCCTACCTACTCGAAACCGCCGAGTATTGAACGGCTTAACATTCTATTTAATCAACTGTTAGATCTTTCTCAAGCTGGAGCGCATGCATATCTTGCCTCAAGCTACCTCATGACATCGTTACTCATAGAGTTGTCTAATCAGACGATTGACTCTCACAAGCAAAAGAAGCGTCCACTTGATCATGAACTTGCACATATCATCGAATGGATTCGTGTAAATGATGATAAAGAGCAATCAGTCCAAGGAATTTCCGAGCACTTTCATTACAATCCTAATTATTTATCAAGACAGTTTAAAACAAAGATTGGGATGTCGTTACAACGTTATATTAATCTTGTTAAAATAACAAAAGCAAAAGACCTTCTCTCAAGTACGAGGAAAAGTATACGAGAGATCTCCCTATCCATAGGGATTGAAGATGAAAAATACTTCATGCGATTATTTAAAAAAACCGAGGGCATGACGCCATCGGAATTCAGAAAAGCATTTTACCGCATTCGGTTAACAGAGCTAGATCACGCGTTGGAGGACAAGCATCTTGAGTAA
- a CDS encoding bile acid:sodium symporter, with product MSKLEKFQTIFIIVSIILGLSFGQVSVIAQHSGAFILPFLLLMLYGLFLTIPFHELKRAFGHLPFLGTSLGMNFIWTPILAWGLGYLFLSDHPALWIGFIMLMVTPCTDWYLIFTSIAKGNVTLAASVLPVNLILQVLLLPMYLLIFAGTEGAISLSTILESVLLVFILPFTLAQLTRFLFKHRQGIVEKRIVPFFSSSQLLWLCLAIVAMFASQGTYLWTNLDVLSLLFIPILLYFLINAILAQYVARQMKMSQKDTVSLLFTTLARNSPVALAVAITAFPDQPVIALALVIGPLIELPVLALVAQLLLRIKK from the coding sequence TTGAGTAAATTGGAGAAGTTCCAAACTATTTTTATCATCGTATCCATCATACTCGGCCTGAGCTTTGGACAGGTATCTGTTATCGCTCAACATTCCGGGGCATTCATTCTTCCTTTTTTACTTCTGATGCTTTATGGATTGTTTTTAACGATTCCTTTTCATGAATTAAAAAGGGCTTTTGGCCATCTTCCTTTTTTGGGGACAAGTTTGGGGATGAACTTCATCTGGACACCAATCCTTGCCTGGGGATTGGGCTATCTTTTTTTATCAGACCATCCTGCTCTGTGGATTGGATTCATCATGCTAATGGTTACACCATGTACAGATTGGTATTTGATCTTTACATCGATTGCCAAAGGGAATGTGACTCTGGCAGCTTCGGTTCTACCTGTTAACCTCATTCTACAAGTCTTGTTATTGCCTATGTACTTGTTGATTTTTGCAGGAACAGAAGGAGCCATCTCCCTTTCAACGATTCTTGAAAGTGTTCTGCTTGTTTTTATCTTGCCTTTTACATTAGCTCAGCTCACTCGTTTTCTGTTTAAACATCGACAAGGGATCGTTGAAAAACGAATCGTTCCTTTTTTCTCTTCTTCACAGCTGTTGTGGTTATGCTTAGCAATCGTTGCGATGTTTGCATCTCAAGGAACGTATTTGTGGACAAACTTGGATGTCTTATCCCTTTTATTTATCCCTATTCTCCTCTACTTTTTAATAAATGCCATTCTTGCCCAATATGTTGCGAGGCAGATGAAAATGAGTCAAAAGGATACGGTAAGTCTGCTCTTTACTACTCTTGCTCGCAACTCTCCCGTTGCGCTTGCTGTTGCGATTACGGCCTTTCCGGATCAACCAGTGATTGCTCTTGCCCTTGTCATTGGTCCACTTATCGAACTGCCTGTTTTAGCTCTAGTCGCCCAGCTTTTACTTCGAATCAAAAAATAG